The Epilithonimonas zeae genome contains the following window.
CACCTGTCAACGGACTAAATAACGTCTCTGGAATAATATTGAAAATAAAACTGACCAAAGAATTGTCGTGTGCCGCTTTTACATATTTCTCAACTTCTGCGCCGTTCAGCGTATTTGGATTGATGTTAAGACCTTTTCCCGGCTGAACAATATGACTGACAATCATTCCGATAATCAAAGCCAAAGTTGAAAATGTAAAAAAATAAATGAATGCTTTTCCTGCTACTCTTCCGACTTTTTTAAGGTCGCTCATTCCGGCAATTCCGGTGGAAACGGTAAGAAAAATGACCGGCGCAATAATCATTTTGACCAGCTTGATAAAGCCTTCGCCAAGAGGTTTCATTTTCTCACCCAAGTCAGGATAAAAATAACCGAGAGAAACACCGAAGACAATCGCAATCAGCACCTGAATGTAGAGAAGCTGGTAGAATTTTTTCGGTTTTAAAGGTTTTTGTTCAATGTCCAAATTCATAAAAAGACTTATCTTACAAATTTAGAATTGTTTATGAATTATATGGTGTTGTTCTTGATTTTTTCTGCAATTATTTCACAAGAATCATTGAGCATTTTGTAAACTTTATCAAAACCGTCTATTCCGCCGTAATAGGGATCAGGAACTTCTAATTCGTTATCAAGAATTAATCTGATTTTATGTTTTTGAGAATCGTCTGCCATTTTCAAAACATCTTTGTAATTATTTTTGTCCATACAGAAAATCAAATCAAAGTCATCCAAATCTGACTTTTTGATTGGCCTTGATTTCTGCATCGAGATATCTATTCCGTTTTTTAAAGCGGTTTTTACAGAACGTTCGTCAGGTCCATTTCCTTCGTGGTAATTGATTGTTCCTGCACTATCAACAAAATAATTATCATCGAGTTTAGATTTTAAGATTCCTTCTGCCAAAGGACTTCTGCAAATATTCCCAAGACAGACCATTAATATTTTCATTAATCAAATTTGTATTAAGTAAGATGTAAAAAGTATTATGACTTTAAAATTAAAAAAAATAAGATCATAAAAAAAGGATTTAAAAACTTAAATCCTTGTATTGTTATTGTGCAATTTTATCTTTCAAATCCTTGATGTATTTCTTCAATTCTTTATCAATTTTTGAAACATCTCGAATCGTGTCGCAAGCATACATCACAGTTGAATGGTCTTTTCCGCCCATTTCTTCACCGATTTTTGTGAACGTTGCATTGGTATATTCTTTTGCAAAATACATTGCTAATTGTCTCGGTAAAGCGATTTCTCTTTTTCTAGTTTTAGACAACAATTGTTCTCTCTGAATTCCGAAATAATCACAAACAATCTCCTGAATGTAAGGAATATTGATGGTTTTCTTCTGAGTTGTCGCTAATTTGTTAATTGTATCTTTTAATAAATCAAGGCTGAAATCAGATTTATAAACCGTTGAATAAGCAATTACTGCATTCACAACACCAATCAGTTCTCTTACACCGTTGGTTTTAACTTCTGATGCTAAATAATCTAACATATCGTCCGTTAATTCGATTCCGTCACGGCTTAATTTATCAACGATGATTTTTCTTCTTGTATCGAAGTTTGGCGATTTGATTTCTGCAGAAAGTCCCCATTTGAAACGGGAAATAATCCTTTCCTGAGTATCCAGAATATCTGCCGGTGCTTTATCAGAAGTTAAGATAATTTGTTTCCCGTTCTGATGCAAATAGTCAAAAATATGGAAGAAACTATCCTGAGTTGCCGCTTTTCCTGACAAGAACTGAATATCATCAATAATCAAAACATCAATCATCTGATAATAATGCTGGAAATCTGTTTTATTCTGAGATTTCGCCGCTTTCACAAAATCCTGAATGAATTTTTCAGAAGACTGATACAAAACTACTTTCTCAGGAAAAGAAGCTTTCACTTCAAGTCCAATCGCTTGCGCCAAATGAGTTTTACCAACTCCATATCCACCATAAACAAATAACGGGTTAAAAGCAGTTGAGCCTGGCCTTTTTGCAATCGATCTCGCAACAGTGGAAGCAAACTTATTACTTTCTCCTTCGATGAAATTATCAAAAGATTGATCCGCTTTCAAGTTAGAATCAATATTGATTTTTTTGATTCCCGGAACCGCAAAAGCATTGACATTATTATCCTTAAGAACCGGTCTGGCCTCCTGGATTTTTGGAGCCTGGGTAGAAATCCCTTTTACATTCATCGTAATTGGTTTTTCTTTTCCGGCAGGCTTATTTTCCATTACAGAATACCACAACTTCACACCTTTACCAATATTTTTCTTAAGCGCAGCAGACAGTAAAGACAAGTAATTGTCCTCGATATATTCTTTGTAAAAATCACTAGGAACAAGCAACGTCAGATTATTGTTCACCAAAGAAATTGGTTGAACTTTATCAAACAATAAGTCGAAAGAATTTTCTAACTTTTTGAGGTCTGTATTATCCTCCGCTGCGTTTAGATTATCCCGCATAAACTGGATGCATCTATCCCAGATTAACTCTAAATTTTCATTCATTTTTCTGCTGCTATTTCCGGTGGGATTTTAGTTTTTTAAGAAGACAACAAATATCTAATTATTAATTTTCATAAAAAAATTTTTTCACTATTGATTATTAAAAAATATATTTGTATGAATTATTAACGACTTAAAATGATACACACAACCAACTCAATAAGAGTACGTTACGGAGAAACTGACCCAATGAAATATGTCTATTATGGTAACTACGCAGAATATTTTGAAGTAGCGAGAGTTGAACTTTTCCGCACCCTTGGGATGTCTTATGACGAAATAGAAAAGAGAGGAATTTTTCTTCCCGTTTCCGAATATAAAATTAAGTATTTGAAACCAGGACTTTATGACCAACTTTTGGAAATTCATACTTATGTTAAAAAAATTCCGGGTGTTAAAATCGAATTCGATTATGAGATTTACAATGAAGATAAAGTCAAAATTACCGAAGCTTCTACTACTCTATTTTTTCTGGATGCAGAAACTAATAAAATCGTAAGATGTCCAGATTTCCTATTAGACTTGATTAAGGAAAATTGGAAGGAATAAATTGCCCTTCTCCAAATTTTCAATATATTCGGAATTAAAATAAAACTTAAATGAAAAAATTACTCGCAATAGTTTCATTATCTATTGTATCATTATTTTCAGCTCAGCAAAAAACCTATTGTAATCCTATTAACATCGATTATGGTTACACGCCGTTTGAAGTTTTCTCCAAGCAAGGAAAACATCGTGCAACTGCGGACCCGGTAATCGTTAATTTTCAGAAAAAACTTTTCTTGTTTTCTACCAATCAGGAAGGTTATTGGTACAGTGACAATATGCTGGACTGGAAATTTGTCTATCGAAAATTCCTAAGAGACAACAAATATACACACGACCTGAACGCACCTGCAGTTTGGGCAATGAAGGACACTTTATATGTTTTCGGTTCAACTTGGGAACAGGATTTTCCGATTTGGAAAAGCACCAACCCAACGAAAGACGATTGGAAAATCGCAGTCGATACTTTGAAAGTTGGCGCTTGGGACCCGGCATTTCATTATGATGAAGACAAAGATAAACTTTACCTCTATTGGGGTTCGAGCAACGAATGGCCTCTTCTCGGAACCGAAGTCAAAACAAAAACTCTTCAATCTGAAGGTTTTGTAAAACCCGTCATCAGACTTAAACCAGAAGACCACGGCTGGGAAAGATTCGGAGAATACAATGATAATGTTTTCCTTCAGCCATTTGTGGAAGGTGCCTGGATGACAAAATATAAAGACAAATATTATCTTCAATACGGCGCGCCGGCAACGGAATTCAGTGGATATTCTGATGGTGTTTATGTTTCGAAAAATCCATTGGAAGGCTTTGAATATCAGCAACACAATCCGTTTTCTTACAAACCTGGCGGATTTGCAAGAGGAGCGGGACACGGTGCCACATTTCAGGATAACTACAATAATTGGTGGCACGTTTCCACGATTTTCATCTCGACCAAAAATAATTTCGAAAGACGATTGGGAATCTGGCCAACCGGTTTTGACAAAGACGATGTAATGTACACCAACACGGCTTACGGCGATTATCCGACGCTTTTGCCACAATTTGCTCAGGGCAAAGATTTTTCGAAAGGTTTATTTCCTGGTTGGATGTTGCTGAACTATAACAAACCCGTTCAGGTTTCCTCGACTTTAGGCGGATATCAACCCAATCTTGCAGTAGATGAAGACATCAAGACTTATTGGTCTGCAAAAACTGGAAATTCAGGAGAATGGTTTCAGACAGATTTGGGAGAAGTTTCTACAATCAATGCAATCCAAATTAATTATGCCGACCAAGATGTTGAGTTTATGGGAAAAACGCTTGGCAAAATGCATCAATACAAAATTTATGGCTCTAATGACGGCAAAAACTGGAAAGTAATTGTTGACAAATCAAAAAACCAAACCGATGTTCCGCACGATTATGTAGAATTGGAAACGCCAGCAAAAGCAAGATTCCTCAAAATGGAAAATCTGAAAATGCCGACAGGAAAATTTGCTTTGAGTGGATTCCGAGTTTTTGGAAAAGGTGCCGGAACAAAACCCGCAAAAGTTCAAAACTTCGTTCCATTGCGGGCTGACCCGAAAAAATATGGCGAGAGAAGAAGCATTTGGTTCAAGTGGCAACAAAACTCAGACGCTGACGGTTATGTCATTTATTGGGGAAAATCGCCTGACAAATTATATGGAAGTATTATGGTTTATGGTAAAAACGAATATTTTTTCACCGGAGCTGACAGAACAGACTCCTATTATTTCCAAATTGAAGCATTCAACGCCAATGGAATCTCGGAAAGAACCGAGGTTGTAAAATCGGAATAAATAAAACAAAGTTCACTTTTAAACCTCAGAATAATTGCAATTATTCTGAGGTTTTTTTATTTTTAACAAAAACGAATTCAATGAAATATGACTTACTATTAAATGAAAACACAAATAATAAAATTATTGATAGATACTATTTATTTGAGGATGAAAAAGTAATCCGGTTTTTACCAAATATCCGTACTGTAAACATTTTTGTAGGAGCTAATAACAGCGGAAAAAGTTGGATGATGAGACATTTGATGCAAATAAAAGATTACAAAAGGATTCCTTTAAAAAAAATTGATGATTTAATTATAAATTTCAACAAGAGTATTACCAATGACATTATAACACGCCAACAAAAAAACATATTGCTTAGCGATGGTGCCTTGCCCCTTATAAATATAAAAAAGTTTGAAAATTTAAATTTTAACGATATTACAAAAACGACAAGGGTAAATAATGACGCATTTAGAGTTCTTGACAATATTCCTGAACATAAATGGGCATATTTCGATAAGCCTATCAAAAAAAATCTGATAACTATTTTAGATAAAATAAATCTCCAAATTTTTGCTTTAATGACAGATATTGTCGAGCAGGAAAATACACAAAAAATTTACATCCCTACTCTGAGAACAGCCCATTCTCTATATAATTCTGAAGGACATAAAATAGAAGATGACATTTTCTACAATACTTTACAAAAAAATTACCCAACTGAAAATGTAAAAACATTTACTGGGCTACATCTATACAAATCCATTCTTAATGCTAGAAATGCAAGAAAAGAAATCAGAAAAAGGTTTGAAGATTTTGAAACGTTTGTACAAAATAATTTTTTCAGCGGAAAAAAGATTGATATTGTTGCCGAATTTGACAAGGACAAAAGCTTAAATGGAGATAATTCTGGAGAAATAATTACAATTCATATTGATGGCGAAAATGACACAAGAAAATTATATGAACTTGGAGACGGAATACAAGCTATTATTATTTTGATGTATCAAATATTTATGGCTGAAAATGATTCTACAATTTTTATTGATGAACCAGAACTTAATCTTCACCCAGGTATGCAAAGATTATTCTTTGAACAGATTTCATTAAATAATGATATCACTAAAAAAAATCTCACATATTTTATTTCCACGCATTCAAATCATTTATTGGACTTAACATTAGAAAGCGACAATGTCTCAATTTATTCTTTCAATCCAGTTTTAGAAAAGGGAAATAAAAAAATCATTGTCAGAAATGTAAACTCTGGAAATAATGAATTATTAAAAGATTTAGGAGTTAACAACACTTCAGTGTTTCTTGCTAACTCAAGTATTTGGGTCGAAGGAATTTCTGACCGCAATTACATTAAATCATTTCTGAGAGCCTATTGCGATGATGATAACAAAAGAAACTATCCTAAAGAAGATATTGATTTCGCCTTTTTCGAATATGCGGGCGGAAATATAGAACATTACATTTTCGGAGACGAATTGGATGAAATTGACGATGATGAGAAATTCCTTAAAGAGATAAACACTTTAGCGTTATCCAATAAGATTTTTCTATTCGCCGATTCTGATATGGCAAAAGAAGGAACTAAAAAATTTGAGAGATTGAAATTACTCGAAGAAAAATTCTCTGCCGATAATAATTTAGAAGGTTTAATAATTAGAAATATACGAGAATCTGAAAATCTTTTATCAATAGAAGTTTGGAGAAAAATTTTGATTGAATTTTGTAATAAAAAAGAAGTAACAGAAGAAACTCAAAATGAGATTGATAATTACTTTTCGACTATATCAGAACTAAACCAGACAGAATATGTTGGTAAATTTTTAAAAAAAATAAAAGATTCAGGAATCCCCTTAAATGAAGTTGCAAAAAAAATACCTCGAGGCGCTGGAGAAGAATGGCAAACGTTCAAAGACAAGGCTTCTCTTAGTAGAATCATTCTTGAAAAAACATTAAATAAAGAATTAACTTGGGATGATTTTAAAACGGTTCCGGAAGTTGTTGAGTTAACTGAAAAAATATATCAATTCATTTTAAAACGTGGAAAGAATATGCAAATCCATAATATAGATTAAGTAACGGGCAAAAGTTGTAAAATCAGAATAAATTTTAAAGTTTTTCAAACAAAAATTCAAGCT
Protein-coding sequences here:
- a CDS encoding low molecular weight protein-tyrosine-phosphatase: MKILMVCLGNICRSPLAEGILKSKLDDNYFVDSAGTINYHEGNGPDERSVKTALKNGIDISMQKSRPIKKSDLDDFDLIFCMDKNNYKDVLKMADDSQKHKIRLILDNELEVPDPYYGGIDGFDKVYKMLNDSCEIIAEKIKNNTI
- the dnaA gene encoding chromosomal replication initiator protein DnaA, whose protein sequence is MNENLELIWDRCIQFMRDNLNAAEDNTDLKKLENSFDLLFDKVQPISLVNNNLTLLVPSDFYKEYIEDNYLSLLSAALKKNIGKGVKLWYSVMENKPAGKEKPITMNVKGISTQAPKIQEARPVLKDNNVNAFAVPGIKKINIDSNLKADQSFDNFIEGESNKFASTVARSIAKRPGSTAFNPLFVYGGYGVGKTHLAQAIGLEVKASFPEKVVLYQSSEKFIQDFVKAAKSQNKTDFQHYYQMIDVLIIDDIQFLSGKAATQDSFFHIFDYLHQNGKQIILTSDKAPADILDTQERIISRFKWGLSAEIKSPNFDTRRKIIVDKLSRDGIELTDDMLDYLASEVKTNGVRELIGVVNAVIAYSTVYKSDFSLDLLKDTINKLATTQKKTINIPYIQEIVCDYFGIQREQLLSKTRKREIALPRQLAMYFAKEYTNATFTKIGEEMGGKDHSTVMYACDTIRDVSKIDKELKKYIKDLKDKIAQ
- a CDS encoding acyl-CoA thioesterase, encoding MIHTTNSIRVRYGETDPMKYVYYGNYAEYFEVARVELFRTLGMSYDEIEKRGIFLPVSEYKIKYLKPGLYDQLLEIHTYVKKIPGVKIEFDYEIYNEDKVKITEASTTLFFLDAETNKIVRCPDFLLDLIKENWKE
- a CDS encoding discoidin domain-containing protein yields the protein MKKLLAIVSLSIVSLFSAQQKTYCNPINIDYGYTPFEVFSKQGKHRATADPVIVNFQKKLFLFSTNQEGYWYSDNMLDWKFVYRKFLRDNKYTHDLNAPAVWAMKDTLYVFGSTWEQDFPIWKSTNPTKDDWKIAVDTLKVGAWDPAFHYDEDKDKLYLYWGSSNEWPLLGTEVKTKTLQSEGFVKPVIRLKPEDHGWERFGEYNDNVFLQPFVEGAWMTKYKDKYYLQYGAPATEFSGYSDGVYVSKNPLEGFEYQQHNPFSYKPGGFARGAGHGATFQDNYNNWWHVSTIFISTKNNFERRLGIWPTGFDKDDVMYTNTAYGDYPTLLPQFAQGKDFSKGLFPGWMLLNYNKPVQVSSTLGGYQPNLAVDEDIKTYWSAKTGNSGEWFQTDLGEVSTINAIQINYADQDVEFMGKTLGKMHQYKIYGSNDGKNWKVIVDKSKNQTDVPHDYVELETPAKARFLKMENLKMPTGKFALSGFRVFGKGAGTKPAKVQNFVPLRADPKKYGERRSIWFKWQQNSDADGYVIYWGKSPDKLYGSIMVYGKNEYFFTGADRTDSYYFQIEAFNANGISERTEVVKSE
- a CDS encoding AAA family ATPase, whose product is MKYDLLLNENTNNKIIDRYYLFEDEKVIRFLPNIRTVNIFVGANNSGKSWMMRHLMQIKDYKRIPLKKIDDLIINFNKSITNDIITRQQKNILLSDGALPLINIKKFENLNFNDITKTTRVNNDAFRVLDNIPEHKWAYFDKPIKKNLITILDKINLQIFALMTDIVEQENTQKIYIPTLRTAHSLYNSEGHKIEDDIFYNTLQKNYPTENVKTFTGLHLYKSILNARNARKEIRKRFEDFETFVQNNFFSGKKIDIVAEFDKDKSLNGDNSGEIITIHIDGENDTRKLYELGDGIQAIIILMYQIFMAENDSTIFIDEPELNLHPGMQRLFFEQISLNNDITKKNLTYFISTHSNHLLDLTLESDNVSIYSFNPVLEKGNKKIIVRNVNSGNNELLKDLGVNNTSVFLANSSIWVEGISDRNYIKSFLRAYCDDDNKRNYPKEDIDFAFFEYAGGNIEHYIFGDELDEIDDDEKFLKEINTLALSNKIFLFADSDMAKEGTKKFERLKLLEEKFSADNNLEGLIIRNIRESENLLSIEVWRKILIEFCNKKEVTEETQNEIDNYFSTISELNQTEYVGKFLKKIKDSGIPLNEVAKKIPRGAGEEWQTFKDKASLSRIILEKTLNKELTWDDFKTVPEVVELTEKIYQFILKRGKNMQIHNID